Proteins co-encoded in one Apodemus sylvaticus chromosome 6, mApoSyl1.1, whole genome shotgun sequence genomic window:
- the Psma3 gene encoding proteasome subunit alpha type-3 isoform X3, protein MAVAGLLADARSLADIAREEASNFRSNFGYNIPLKHLADRVAMYVHAYTLYSAVRPFGCSFMLGSYSANDGAQLYMIDPSGVSYGYWGCAIGKARQAAKTEIEKLQMKEMTCRDVVKEVAKIIYIVHDEVKDKAFELELSWVGELTKGRHEIVPKDIREEAEKYAKESLKEEDESDDDNM, encoded by the exons ATG GCAGTCGCAGGTTTGTTGGCAGATGCTCGTTCGCTAGCAGACATAGCAAGAGAAGAAGCATCCAACTTTAGGTCTAACTTTGGCTATAATATTCCTCTAAAA CATCTCGCAGACAGAGTGGCCATGTATGTACACGCTTATACACTCTACAGTGCTGTCAGACCTTTTGGCTGCAG TTTCATGTTGGGGTCTTACAGTGCGAATGATGGTGCACAGCTCTATATGATCGACCCATCAGGTGTTTCATAT ggttactGGGGCTGTGCCATTGGCAAAGCCAGGCAAGCCGCaaagacagaaatagaaaagctTCAG atgaaggaaatgacTTGCCGTGATGTAGTTAAAGAAGTTGCAAAAAT AATTTACATAGTACACGATGAAGTTAAGGATAAAGCTTTTGAACTTGAGCTCAGCTGGGTTGGTGAAT TAACTAAAGGAAGACATGAAATTGTTCCCAAAGACataagagaggaagcagagaaataTGCCAAG gaATCTTTGAAGGAAGAAGATGAATCAGATGATGACAATATGTAA
- the Psma3 gene encoding proteasome subunit alpha type-3 isoform X1, whose product MSSIGTGYDLSASTFSPDGRVFQVEYAMKAVENSSTAIGIRCKDGVVFGVEKLVLSKLYEEGSNKRLFNVDRHVGMAVAGLLADARSLADIAREEASNFRSNFGYNIPLKHLADRVAMYVHAYTLYSAVRPFGCSFMLGSYSANDGAQLYMIDPSGVSYGYWGCAIGKARQAAKTEIEKLQMKEMTCRDVVKEVAKIIYIVHDEVKDKAFELELSWVGELTKGRHEIVPKDIREEAEKYAKESLKEEDESDDDNM is encoded by the exons ATGAGCTCCATTGGCACTGGG TATGACTTGTCAGCCTCTACATTCTCTCCTGATGGAAGAGTTTTCCAAGTTGAATATGCCATGAAGGCTGTGGAAAACAGTAG TACAGCTATTGGGATCAGATGTAAAGACGGTGTTGTGTTTGGGGTAGAAAAACTAGTCCTTTCTAAACTTTATGAAGAAGGCTCCAATAAACGTCTTTTTAATGTTGATCGGCATGTTGGAATG GCAGTCGCAGGTTTGTTGGCAGATGCTCGTTCGCTAGCAGACATAGCAAGAGAAGAAGCATCCAACTTTAGGTCTAACTTTGGCTATAATATTCCTCTAAAA CATCTCGCAGACAGAGTGGCCATGTATGTACACGCTTATACACTCTACAGTGCTGTCAGACCTTTTGGCTGCAG TTTCATGTTGGGGTCTTACAGTGCGAATGATGGTGCACAGCTCTATATGATCGACCCATCAGGTGTTTCATAT ggttactGGGGCTGTGCCATTGGCAAAGCCAGGCAAGCCGCaaagacagaaatagaaaagctTCAG atgaaggaaatgacTTGCCGTGATGTAGTTAAAGAAGTTGCAAAAAT AATTTACATAGTACACGATGAAGTTAAGGATAAAGCTTTTGAACTTGAGCTCAGCTGGGTTGGTGAAT TAACTAAAGGAAGACATGAAATTGTTCCCAAAGACataagagaggaagcagagaaataTGCCAAG gaATCTTTGAAGGAAGAAGATGAATCAGATGATGACAATATGTAA
- the Psma3 gene encoding proteasome subunit alpha type-3 isoform X2 — MKAVENSSTAIGIRCKDGVVFGVEKLVLSKLYEEGSNKRLFNVDRHVGMAVAGLLADARSLADIAREEASNFRSNFGYNIPLKHLADRVAMYVHAYTLYSAVRPFGCSFMLGSYSANDGAQLYMIDPSGVSYGYWGCAIGKARQAAKTEIEKLQMKEMTCRDVVKEVAKIIYIVHDEVKDKAFELELSWVGELTKGRHEIVPKDIREEAEKYAKESLKEEDESDDDNM; from the exons ATGAAGGCTGTGGAAAACAGTAG TACAGCTATTGGGATCAGATGTAAAGACGGTGTTGTGTTTGGGGTAGAAAAACTAGTCCTTTCTAAACTTTATGAAGAAGGCTCCAATAAACGTCTTTTTAATGTTGATCGGCATGTTGGAATG GCAGTCGCAGGTTTGTTGGCAGATGCTCGTTCGCTAGCAGACATAGCAAGAGAAGAAGCATCCAACTTTAGGTCTAACTTTGGCTATAATATTCCTCTAAAA CATCTCGCAGACAGAGTGGCCATGTATGTACACGCTTATACACTCTACAGTGCTGTCAGACCTTTTGGCTGCAG TTTCATGTTGGGGTCTTACAGTGCGAATGATGGTGCACAGCTCTATATGATCGACCCATCAGGTGTTTCATAT ggttactGGGGCTGTGCCATTGGCAAAGCCAGGCAAGCCGCaaagacagaaatagaaaagctTCAG atgaaggaaatgacTTGCCGTGATGTAGTTAAAGAAGTTGCAAAAAT AATTTACATAGTACACGATGAAGTTAAGGATAAAGCTTTTGAACTTGAGCTCAGCTGGGTTGGTGAAT TAACTAAAGGAAGACATGAAATTGTTCCCAAAGACataagagaggaagcagagaaataTGCCAAG gaATCTTTGAAGGAAGAAGATGAATCAGATGATGACAATATGTAA